One Panicum virgatum strain AP13 chromosome 3N, P.virgatum_v5, whole genome shotgun sequence DNA segment encodes these proteins:
- the LOC120667802 gene encoding uncharacterized protein LOC120667802 — protein sequence MLRRATSQRESPAVEDYNVASGGRRGMTQQRIDTGSWTQKGRNAKEAIGKAWSKFFHFAGVPGRQADNPYFVSAVRETQKWGEGIASPTGRDIDGKYLDQNEQDLKTRYVKFRKDWPLFGVTLMCDSWTGPTRMSVINFLIYCNGVMWFHKSIDASGRTQDSTYLLREIRKVVDEIGPENVVHIVTDNGSNYKKACKALGEVYEHILWTPCLAHTVNLMLKDIARRPEHSGTIKQCKRISNWLHNHGQLNTMMRNAIGGELVKWNATRFGTNYMFLESIYRKRDRFMQWMASTEFLQSKWADTEDGRFTHSRFSNLEWWDGLKYVIDTVQAIYKFLRFADQDKRPNMCEVVMSYQNTRQELQSFFGNNVSTRDEYLKVMDDMMRDLFIGTYVGPAAVLNPRYSYTMEPTQEMFRGLKDTFERMTDVQSAVQALQELEVFRQKVGEFGSEMTMRMATDVQLLSVYFVQMPEIT from the exons ATGTTGCGTAGGGCAacttcgcagagggagagtcctgCGGTGGAGGATTATAACGTGGCATccggtgggagaagaggaatgaccCAACAAAGaattgatacaggctcctggacgcagaagggtaggaatgcaaaggaagctattggtaaagcttggtcaaagtttttccattttgcgggagtacctggaagacaggctgacaaTCCTTACTTTGTCAGCGCGGTcagggagacacagaagtggg gtgaaggtatcgcatcaccaactggacgggatattgatggcaagtaccttgatcagaacgagcaagacttgaagacgaggtacgtaaagtttcggaaagactggcccttatttggcgtcacgttgatgtgtgattcatggactgggccgacgaggatgagtgtcatcaactttttgatatacTGCAATGGAGTCATGTGGTTCCACAAGTCTATTGATGCGAGTGGAAGAACTCAAGATAGCACATATTTGCTTAGG gagattcgaaaggtggtggacgagattggaccggagaatgtcgtgcaTATAGTCACCGATAATGGCTCGAATTACAAGAAAGCTTGCAAGGCACTAGGAGAGGTGTATGAACACATTCTTTGGacaccttgtctagcacacaccgtcaatttgatgttgaaggatatagctcgaaggccCGAACATTCTGGTACGATCAAGCAATGCAAGCGAATTTCTaattggttacacaatcatggtcagttgaatacaatgatgaggaacgcaatcggtggtgagttggtcaagtggaatgccactcgatttggaaccaaTTACATGTTCTTAGAGAGCATCTatcggaaacgtgatcgtttcatgcagtggatggcatctactgagtttttacaaagcaaatgggcaGATACCGAAGATGGTCGATTTACTCATTCCAGGTTTTCAAATTTGGAGTGGTGGGACGGATTGAAAtatgtcatcgacacagttcaagcaatatacaagttccttcgcttcgctgatcaggacaagCGGCCCAACATGTGCGAAGTCGTGATGTCGTACCAGAATACGAGGCAGGAGCTGCAATCTTTCTTTGGAAATAATGTTTCCACTCGGGACGAGTATCTTAAGGTTATGGACGATATGATGCGTGACCTTTTCATAGGCACGTATGTGGGTCCAG ctgctgtcctaaatccgaggtatTCATACACGATGgaaccaactcaagaaatgttccGTGGACTCAAGGATACATTTGAGCGCATGACCGATGTCCAGAGCGCCGTGCAGGCATTGCAGGAGCTTGAGgtgtttcggcagaaggttGGCGAGTTTGGCAGTGAAATGACAATGAGAATGGCGACCGATGTCCAGCTGCTGTCGGTTTATTTTGTTCAAATGCCG
- the LOC120665921 gene encoding uncharacterized protein LOC120665921: protein MGMEAKCGGLAVAAGATVRRPLQQRDTNVAASTVVVAKAAPKAKAKPPKAVTRLAASPSPLLPPPPPPVVVVKPRVNAECGAAAVLTAAEVSLAEELERARERRGRLREARERTEREMDCRAEALDREVAEWERRAGEQRRLVAELMRLVGMPEAYTPVESLRSREERKRREAIGPSVSRGSTSTASTLPADVGSESCRVTKETVKTTEIAA from the exons ATGGGGATGGAAGCGAAATGCGGTGGCCTGGCCGTCGCTGCCGGCGCCACGGTCCGGcggccgctgcagcagcgggaCACCAACGTGGCCGCGTCCACGGTGGTGGTCGCCAAGGCCGCGCCCAAGGCCAAGGCGAAGCCACCGAAGGCCGTGACGAGGCTGGCTGCTTCGCCTTCACCGctcctaccgccgccgccgccgccggtagtGGTGGTGAAGCCGCGGGTGAATGCTGAGTGCGGTGCGGCGGCCGTGCTGACCGCGGCGGAGGTGTCGCTCGCGGAGGAGCTCGAGAGGgcccgcgagcggcgaggccggcTGCGGGAGGCGAGGGAGCGGACGGAGCGGGAGATGGATTGCCGAGCGGAGGCGCTGGACCGGGAGGTGGCGGAGTGGGAGCGCCGCGCGGGCGAGCAGCGGAGGCTCGTCGCCGAGCTCATGCGCCTCGTCGGGATGCCCGAG GCCTATACTCCTGTGGAATCGCTGAGATCCAGGGAGGAGAGGAAGCGAAGAGAGGCGATTGGTCCTTCGGTTTCCAGG GGTTCCACCTCGACAGCATCAACATTGCCGGCTGATGTTGGATCAGAATCCTGTAGAGTGACAAAAGAGACGGTGAAAACAACAGAGATCGCAGCATGA